A genomic stretch from Frigoribacterium sp. PvP032 includes:
- a CDS encoding VOC family protein — MGAVTLRVADLDAMTAYYRDAVTLAVLSHDPAAGRTVLGRGTTPIVVLEHAPELRHASPREAGLFHTAILFETEADLAASVYSVASRHPGSFTGSADHLVSKAFYFTDPEGNGVELYWDRDRTAWSWTHGQVDMATLALDPNAFLQQNVTEEALAGTASRPASVGHVHLSVGDVDRAQHFYVEQLGFETTTRFGPQALFVSAGGYHHHMAMNTWQSAGAGRRQLALGLGLVRIEVPGLDDLGALGERLAHHRVATRDDGRVLAFDDPWANQIEVTARALRA, encoded by the coding sequence ATGGGCGCGGTCACGCTCCGCGTCGCCGACCTCGACGCGATGACCGCGTACTACCGCGACGCCGTCACCCTCGCCGTGCTGAGCCACGACCCCGCGGCGGGCCGTACCGTCCTCGGTCGCGGCACGACGCCGATCGTGGTGCTCGAGCACGCGCCGGAGCTCCGGCACGCCAGTCCCCGCGAGGCCGGTCTGTTCCACACCGCGATCCTGTTCGAGACCGAGGCCGACCTCGCGGCCTCCGTGTACAGCGTCGCGAGCCGCCACCCGGGCAGCTTCACGGGCAGCGCCGACCACCTGGTGAGCAAGGCCTTCTACTTCACCGACCCGGAGGGCAACGGCGTCGAGCTCTACTGGGACCGCGACCGCACCGCCTGGTCGTGGACCCACGGCCAGGTCGACATGGCCACCCTCGCCCTCGACCCGAACGCCTTCCTGCAGCAGAACGTGACCGAGGAGGCGCTGGCCGGCACCGCCTCCCGCCCGGCCTCCGTGGGCCACGTCCACCTCAGCGTCGGGGACGTCGACCGCGCCCAGCACTTCTACGTCGAGCAGCTCGGCTTCGAGACGACGACGCGCTTCGGGCCGCAGGCGCTCTTCGTCAGCGCCGGCGGCTACCACCACCACATGGCGATGAACACCTGGCAGAGCGCCGGCGCAGGGAGGCGGCAGCTGGCCCTCGGCCTCGGACTCGTCCGCATCGAGGTGCCGGGCCTCGACGACCTGGGCGCCCTCGGCGAGCGCCTCGCGCACCACCGGGTCGCGACGCGGGACGACGGCCGCGTTCTCGCGTTCGACGACCCGTGGGCGAACCAGATCGAGGTCACGGCCCGCGCGCTGCGCGCCTGA
- a CDS encoding phosphoribosylaminoimidazolesuccinocarboxamide synthase — protein MTAEAPELAGWVHAYSGKVRDLYVPAPVAGSAGGAATLDTASTLDTASALDTASALDTAEHLLVVASDRVSAFDVVLEPGIPGKGALLTQLSTWWFDQLEGVPNHLVDPTTASVSVPGSVRDRAMLVKPLDMYPVECVVRGWLVGSGWLEYRETGRVCGIELPAGLHDGDRLPEPIYTPAYKAPLGEHDENISFERTVELVGADVAAALRDTSLEIYRRASGVAEARGVILADTKFEFGADRVTGELTLGDEVLTSDSSRFWDAEAGAEAAGAGPSTSSRTDSFDKQIVRNWLSSAWDKTGTPPSLPPEIVERTAARYRELIERLTAH, from the coding sequence ATGACCGCCGAGGCGCCCGAGCTCGCCGGCTGGGTGCACGCCTACTCGGGCAAGGTCCGCGACCTCTACGTGCCGGCCCCCGTCGCGGGATCGGCCGGCGGTGCCGCCACCCTCGACACGGCGTCCACCCTCGACACGGCGTCCGCCCTGGACACTGCGTCCGCCCTCGACACCGCCGAGCACCTGCTCGTCGTCGCCAGCGACCGCGTCAGTGCCTTCGACGTCGTGCTCGAGCCCGGCATCCCGGGCAAGGGCGCCCTGCTCACGCAGCTCAGCACGTGGTGGTTCGACCAGCTCGAGGGCGTGCCGAACCACCTCGTCGACCCGACCACCGCCTCCGTGTCGGTGCCCGGCTCGGTCCGCGACCGCGCGATGCTGGTCAAGCCCCTCGACATGTACCCGGTCGAGTGCGTCGTGCGCGGCTGGCTCGTGGGCAGCGGCTGGCTCGAGTACCGCGAGACCGGCCGGGTCTGCGGCATCGAGCTGCCCGCGGGCCTGCACGACGGAGATCGCCTGCCCGAGCCGATCTACACCCCCGCCTACAAGGCGCCGCTCGGCGAGCACGACGAGAACATCTCGTTCGAGCGCACGGTCGAGCTCGTCGGCGCGGACGTCGCGGCGGCGCTGCGCGACACGTCGCTCGAGATCTACCGCAGGGCCTCCGGCGTCGCGGAGGCGCGGGGCGTCATCCTCGCCGACACTAAGTTCGAGTTCGGGGCCGACCGCGTCACCGGCGAGCTGACCCTCGGGGACGAGGTGCTCACCAGCGACAGCAGCCGCTTCTGGGACGCTGAGGCGGGCGCCGAGGCCGCGGGGGCCGGCCCGAGCACGAGCAGCCGCACCGACAGCTTCGACAAGCAGATCGTGCGCAACTGGCTCAGCAGCGCATGGGACAAGACCGGCACCCCGCCGTCCCTGCCGCCCGAGATCGTCGAGCGCACGGCAGCCCGCTACCGCGAGCTGATCGAGCGCCTCACCGCCCACTGA
- a CDS encoding ABC transporter ATP-binding protein, which yields MPVPDVLTPADPAPTGPGAVPALRITGLRKRFGQKVAVDGVDLEVPAGSFYGLVGPNGAGKTTTLSMATGLLRPDAGSIEVLGHDVWRDPTHAKSLVGVLSDGIALFDRLTGEQLITYHGLLNGIDRETVASRVADLLDLLDLREAGGTLVVDYSAGMTKKAALACALVHAPRLLVLDEPFESVDPISAANIRDILHGYVQGGGTVIVSSHSMDLVQRMCDHVAVVAAGRVLAAGTTDDVRAGSTLEDRFVELVGGRQHNEGPSWLRTS from the coding sequence ATGCCCGTCCCCGACGTGCTCACGCCCGCCGATCCCGCGCCCACGGGCCCGGGCGCGGTCCCCGCCCTCCGCATCACGGGCCTCCGCAAGCGCTTCGGCCAGAAGGTCGCGGTCGACGGCGTCGACCTCGAGGTGCCGGCCGGCTCCTTCTACGGCCTGGTCGGGCCGAACGGTGCAGGCAAGACGACGACCCTGTCGATGGCGACCGGCCTGCTGCGACCCGACGCGGGCAGCATCGAGGTGCTCGGGCACGACGTCTGGCGCGACCCGACGCACGCGAAGTCGCTGGTCGGCGTGCTGAGCGACGGCATCGCCCTCTTCGACCGGCTCACCGGCGAGCAGCTGATCACGTACCACGGCCTCCTCAACGGCATCGATCGCGAGACCGTCGCCTCCCGCGTCGCCGACCTGCTCGACCTGCTCGACCTCCGCGAGGCCGGCGGCACGCTCGTCGTCGACTACAGCGCGGGCATGACCAAGAAGGCGGCGCTGGCGTGCGCCCTGGTGCACGCGCCGCGCCTCCTCGTGCTCGACGAGCCGTTCGAGTCGGTCGACCCGATCTCGGCGGCGAACATCCGCGACATCCTGCACGGCTACGTGCAGGGCGGCGGCACGGTCATCGTCTCGAGCCACTCGATGGACCTCGTGCAGCGCATGTGCGACCACGTCGCCGTGGTCGCGGCCGGCCGGGTGCTCGCCGCCGGCACCACCGACGACGTGCGCGCAGGGTCCACCCTCGAAGACCGGTTCGTCGAGCTCGTCGGCGGCCGCCAGCACAACGAGGGGCCGTCGTGGTTGCGCACCTCCTGA
- the purD gene encoding phosphoribosylamine--glycine ligase encodes MRILVLGSGAREHAIITALLREDAGHEIVAAPGNAGIAAQVEVVHLDPSNGSVVAEYALENDVELVVIGPEAPLVAGVADALRTRGVPVFGPGRKAAALEGSKTFAKRIMEEAGVPTGRATRVGTLDEAVAVLDEFGAPYVIKADGLAAGKGVLVTESRDAAVEHTTYWLQHGPVLVEEFLDGPEVSLFFLSDGHTVVPLSPAQDYKRLLDGDAGPNTGGMGAYSPLPWLADRFGSEKDFVDEVLDTIATPTVRQLESEGTPFIGLLYAGLILTEQGVRVIEFNARFGDPETQVVLPRLITPLSGLLLAAATGSLGNHESPRFVPTPAVTVVLASEGYPEGAVSGRPLTGLDEATTIAGVHVAHAATARLDDRLIATGGRVLSVVAEGADFAEARGRAYDAMLRIRLEGGQYRRDIAERVAR; translated from the coding sequence GTGCGCATACTCGTCCTCGGTTCCGGTGCTCGCGAGCACGCCATCATCACCGCGTTGCTGCGTGAGGACGCGGGGCACGAGATCGTCGCCGCCCCCGGCAACGCGGGCATCGCCGCCCAGGTAGAGGTGGTGCACCTCGACCCGTCGAACGGCTCCGTGGTCGCCGAGTACGCGCTCGAGAACGACGTCGAGCTGGTCGTGATCGGCCCAGAGGCGCCCCTCGTCGCCGGTGTCGCCGACGCGCTGCGCACCCGCGGCGTGCCCGTCTTCGGCCCCGGTCGCAAGGCCGCGGCGCTCGAGGGCAGCAAGACCTTCGCGAAGCGGATCATGGAGGAGGCGGGCGTCCCGACGGGACGCGCCACCCGTGTCGGGACCCTCGACGAGGCGGTCGCGGTGCTCGACGAGTTCGGCGCTCCCTACGTCATCAAGGCCGACGGCCTCGCGGCAGGCAAGGGCGTGCTCGTCACCGAGAGCCGCGACGCGGCCGTCGAGCACACCACCTACTGGCTGCAGCACGGGCCCGTGCTCGTCGAGGAGTTCCTCGACGGCCCGGAGGTCTCCCTCTTCTTCCTCAGCGACGGGCACACGGTCGTGCCGCTGTCGCCCGCCCAGGACTACAAGCGCCTCCTCGACGGCGACGCCGGACCGAACACCGGCGGCATGGGCGCCTACTCGCCGCTGCCGTGGCTCGCCGACCGCTTCGGCAGCGAGAAGGACTTCGTCGACGAGGTGCTCGACACCATCGCGACCCCCACGGTGCGCCAGCTCGAGTCGGAGGGCACGCCGTTCATCGGGCTGCTCTACGCCGGGCTGATCCTGACCGAGCAGGGCGTCCGCGTGATCGAGTTCAACGCCCGCTTCGGCGACCCCGAGACGCAGGTCGTGCTGCCGCGCCTCATCACGCCGCTGAGCGGCCTGCTGCTCGCCGCCGCGACCGGCTCGCTCGGCAACCACGAGTCGCCGCGCTTCGTGCCGACTCCCGCAGTCACCGTCGTGCTCGCGAGCGAGGGCTACCCCGAGGGCGCCGTCAGCGGTCGGCCCCTCACCGGCCTCGACGAGGCGACCACCATCGCGGGGGTGCACGTCGCCCACGCCGCCACAGCCCGCCTCGACGACCGCCTCATCGCCACGGGCGGACGCGTGCTGAGCGTCGTCGCCGAAGGCGCCGACTTCGCCGAGGCCAGGGGGCGCGCCTACGACGCGATGCTCCGCATCCGGCTCGAGGGCGGCCAGTACCGCCGCGACATCGCCGAGCGGGTCGCCCGATGA
- a CDS encoding GNAT family N-acetyltransferase, whose translation MSDAAQHATATAKAAASPIWSIVAEGDLTLDDHEALAAMLARTFDAYDHWYAGARSWAGMQPELRVVARDGDVVVAHAGLRRQFVTVGETDLLITAVGMVAVSPAAQGTGLGGELLRQVDAALARLGTRFGLLETGEAVQGFYRGAGWLPLGDASGDAVTGHAVTGHYTAFSADGAGVLVSQDEGWLIREVGATAAEWPAGDIRWNGQMV comes from the coding sequence ATGTCCGATGCCGCACAACACGCCACCGCCACCGCCAAGGCCGCCGCCTCCCCCATCTGGAGCATCGTCGCCGAGGGCGACCTCACGCTCGACGACCACGAGGCCCTCGCGGCGATGCTCGCCCGCACCTTCGACGCCTACGACCACTGGTACGCCGGGGCTCGCAGCTGGGCGGGCATGCAGCCGGAGCTCCGCGTCGTCGCCCGCGACGGGGACGTGGTCGTCGCGCACGCCGGGCTCCGACGCCAGTTCGTCACGGTCGGCGAGACCGACCTGCTGATCACCGCGGTCGGGATGGTCGCCGTCAGCCCCGCCGCGCAGGGCACCGGACTCGGAGGCGAGCTGCTCCGCCAGGTCGACGCCGCCCTCGCGCGCCTCGGCACCCGATTCGGCCTGCTCGAGACCGGGGAGGCCGTGCAGGGCTTCTACCGCGGCGCCGGCTGGCTGCCGCTGGGTGACGCGAGCGGGGACGCAGTCACGGGCCACGCAGTGACTGGTCACTACACCGCCTTCTCGGCCGACGGGGCAGGCGTGCTCGTCAGCCAGGACGAGGGCTGGCTCATCCGCGAGGTCGGCGCGACGGCAGCCGAGTGGCCCGCCGGCGACATCCGCTGGAACGGCCAGATGGTCTGA
- a CDS encoding catalase — protein MTDTTPITTTDNGAPIASDEHSQSVGADGPIVLHDHALVEKLANFNREKVPERIVHAKGGGAFGTFRTTGDVSQYTRAALFQPGVETEMLARFSTVAGEQGSPDTWRDPRGFALKFYTSEGNYDLVGNNTPVFFIRDGIKFPDFIHSQKRLPGSHLRDHDMQWDFWTLSPESAHQVTWLMGDRGLPASWRMMDGFGSHTYQWINAAGERSWVKYHFKSDQGNEILTQADADRIAGEDADFHIRDLSAAIEREEFPTWTMSVQVMPYADAASYRFNPFDLTKVWPHSDYPLIEVGTMTLNRNPENYFAQIEQAAFAPSNFVPGIATSPDKMLLARIFSYADAHRYRVGVNHQQLPVNAPKNEVHSYSKDGAARYSFSDATVPVYAPNSVGGPAGSPQAAGETGGWESDGELVRSAATLHPEDDDFGQAGALVRDVMDDEQRDRLVANIVGHVSKVTRPDLLERVFQYWNSVDPILGSRVRAGVSPEAPGSNEDPATVGVPA, from the coding sequence ATGACCGACACGACACCGATCACGACCACCGACAACGGCGCGCCCATCGCCAGCGACGAGCACTCGCAGAGCGTCGGGGCCGACGGCCCCATCGTGCTGCACGACCACGCGCTGGTCGAGAAGCTCGCCAACTTCAACCGCGAGAAGGTGCCGGAGCGCATCGTGCACGCCAAGGGCGGCGGCGCGTTCGGCACGTTCCGCACCACCGGCGACGTCTCGCAGTACACCCGCGCGGCGCTGTTCCAGCCCGGCGTCGAGACCGAGATGCTCGCCCGCTTCTCGACCGTCGCCGGCGAGCAGGGCAGCCCCGACACGTGGCGCGACCCCCGCGGCTTCGCGCTGAAGTTCTACACGAGCGAGGGCAACTACGACCTCGTCGGCAACAACACGCCCGTCTTCTTCATCCGCGACGGCATCAAGTTCCCCGACTTCATCCACTCGCAGAAGCGCCTGCCCGGCTCGCACCTGCGCGACCACGACATGCAGTGGGACTTCTGGACCCTGTCGCCCGAGTCGGCCCACCAGGTCACCTGGCTGATGGGCGACCGCGGCCTGCCCGCGTCGTGGCGCATGATGGACGGCTTCGGCTCGCACACCTACCAGTGGATCAACGCCGCGGGCGAGCGCTCGTGGGTCAAGTACCACTTCAAGTCCGACCAGGGCAACGAGATCCTCACGCAGGCCGACGCCGACCGCATCGCCGGCGAGGACGCGGACTTCCACATCCGCGACCTCTCCGCCGCGATCGAGCGCGAGGAGTTCCCGACCTGGACGATGTCCGTGCAGGTCATGCCCTACGCCGACGCCGCGAGCTACCGCTTCAACCCGTTCGACCTGACGAAGGTGTGGCCGCACAGCGACTACCCGCTGATCGAGGTCGGCACGATGACCCTGAACAGGAACCCGGAGAACTACTTCGCGCAGATCGAGCAGGCCGCCTTCGCGCCCTCGAACTTCGTGCCCGGCATCGCGACCAGCCCCGACAAGATGCTGCTCGCGCGCATCTTCAGCTACGCCGACGCGCACCGCTACCGCGTGGGCGTCAACCACCAGCAGCTGCCCGTCAACGCGCCGAAGAACGAGGTGCACTCGTACTCGAAGGACGGTGCCGCGCGCTACAGCTTCAGCGACGCGACGGTGCCGGTCTACGCGCCCAACTCGGTCGGCGGCCCCGCGGGCTCGCCCCAGGCCGCGGGCGAGACCGGCGGCTGGGAGAGCGACGGTGAGCTCGTCCGCTCGGCTGCCACGCTGCACCCGGAGGACGACGACTTCGGCCAGGCCGGCGCGCTCGTCCGCGACGTGATGGACGATGAGCAGCGTGACCGCCTGGTCGCCAACATCGTCGGCCACGTGTCGAAGGTGACCCGCCCCGACCTGCTCGAGCGCGTGTTCCAGTACTGGAACTCCGTCGACCCGATCCTCGGCTCGCGCGTTCGTGCCGGCGTCTCGCCCGAGGCGCCCGGCTCGAACGAGGACCCGGCGACCGTGGGCGTGCCCGCGTAG
- a CDS encoding transporter, which produces MVAHLLSLRWRVMRNGLKRSVWQVVALVIGGLYGVGILAALVAGLVALSFAPAQWAWTAAVLVGSVAVLGWAVVPLLARGVDQTLSVEKLRSFPIPADRLLVALLVCGVLGIPGIVTTIAALATSLSWLQHPLSAVIAPISGLVGVLTCVAASRVLESLTSALASRRRYREVMGVVVFVPVILAGPIIGFAGQGIGSAIDQLPRIAAVAAWTPLGAAWAVPGELALGRPLEALGKAAIALATLALLLLAWRRALASALIAPPVEERAATSKGLGPFRWFPGTPTGAVAARAAVYWLRDPRYGGSLVVVPLLPVLAVFLAWSGGNTWLLYAIGPGIAALLAVTLCADVSYDGTAFAAHLSTGVSGRADRAGRVLTLSLFAVPIVLLATILPLAVLGAWQVLPALLGMGLGVMLTGFGASSVASAKFLMPVPAAGESPFKSPPGASVTSTLGMYATWLISFGLAVPELALGIASLVTGSVLLGVLALVVGVVLGTVLLVVGVDRGGKLLDARGPELLTRLRAARGA; this is translated from the coding sequence GTGGTTGCGCACCTCCTGAGCCTCCGCTGGCGGGTCATGCGCAACGGCCTGAAGCGCAGCGTCTGGCAGGTCGTCGCCCTCGTCATCGGCGGGCTCTACGGAGTCGGCATCCTCGCCGCGCTGGTCGCCGGGCTCGTCGCCCTGTCGTTCGCCCCGGCGCAGTGGGCCTGGACGGCCGCGGTGCTCGTCGGCTCCGTCGCGGTGCTGGGCTGGGCGGTCGTGCCGCTGCTGGCCCGCGGGGTCGACCAGACGCTCAGCGTCGAGAAGCTGCGGTCGTTCCCGATCCCGGCCGACCGCCTCCTCGTGGCCCTGCTGGTCTGCGGCGTGCTCGGCATCCCCGGGATCGTCACGACGATCGCCGCCCTCGCGACGTCGCTGAGCTGGCTGCAGCACCCGCTCTCCGCGGTGATCGCCCCGATCAGCGGGCTCGTCGGCGTGCTCACCTGCGTCGCCGCGTCGCGGGTGCTCGAGTCGCTGACGAGCGCCCTGGCGTCGCGTCGGCGCTACCGCGAGGTGATGGGCGTCGTCGTGTTCGTGCCGGTCATCCTCGCCGGCCCGATCATCGGCTTCGCCGGGCAGGGCATCGGCTCGGCGATCGACCAGCTGCCGCGCATCGCCGCGGTCGCCGCGTGGACCCCCCTCGGCGCCGCCTGGGCCGTGCCCGGCGAGCTCGCCCTCGGACGACCGCTGGAGGCGCTGGGCAAGGCGGCGATCGCACTCGCGACCCTCGCCCTGTTGCTGCTCGCGTGGCGTCGGGCCCTGGCGTCCGCCCTGATCGCGCCTCCGGTCGAGGAGCGGGCCGCGACCTCGAAGGGGCTCGGGCCGTTCCGCTGGTTCCCGGGCACGCCCACCGGCGCGGTCGCGGCCCGCGCCGCCGTCTACTGGCTGCGCGACCCGCGCTACGGCGGCTCGCTCGTCGTCGTCCCGCTGCTGCCCGTGCTCGCCGTGTTCCTCGCCTGGAGCGGCGGCAACACGTGGCTGCTCTACGCGATCGGGCCGGGCATCGCTGCTCTGCTCGCCGTGACCCTGTGCGCCGACGTCTCGTACGACGGGACCGCGTTCGCGGCGCACCTGTCGACGGGAGTCTCCGGCAGGGCCGACCGAGCGGGTCGCGTGCTCACGCTGTCGCTCTTCGCGGTGCCGATCGTGCTGCTCGCGACGATCCTGCCGCTCGCCGTTCTCGGCGCCTGGCAGGTGCTGCCCGCCCTGCTCGGCATGGGGCTCGGCGTGATGCTGACGGGCTTCGGCGCGTCGAGCGTGGCGTCGGCGAAGTTCCTCATGCCTGTGCCGGCCGCGGGCGAGAGCCCGTTCAAGTCGCCTCCCGGGGCGTCGGTCACCTCGACGCTCGGCATGTACGCCACCTGGCTGATCTCGTTCGGCCTGGCGGTGCCGGAGCTCGCGCTCGGCATCGCGTCGCTCGTCACCGGCAGCGTGCTGCTCGGGGTGCTCGCCCTCGTCGTCGGGGTCGTGCTCGGCACGGTGCTGCTGGTGGTCGGCGTCGACCGGGGCGGCAAGCTGCTCGACGCCCGCGGGCCTGAGCTGCTCACACGGCTGCGGGCGGCACGAGGGGCCTAG
- the purM gene encoding phosphoribosylformylglycinamidine cyclo-ligase: protein MATPAAHSTSASYAAAGVDTAAGDRAVALMKEAVSATHGPGVVGGFGGFAGMFDVSFLKSYERPLLATSTDGVGTKVAIAQALDKHDTIGQDLVGMVVDDIVVVGARPLMMTDYIACGRVVPARIASIVEGIARACSATGTALVGGETAEHPGLLGPDDYDVAGAAVGAVEAGQQLGSHLVRDGDVVLAMASSGLHSNGFSLVRHILASADLGYDDSLAELSGTIGEALLEPTRLYTSPLLRVLDDPALAGAVHSLSHVTGGGIAANLARVLPLGSSTEVDRGTWSPDPVFRVLSDLAGSTLESSEGTWNLGIGMIAVVDASSADAVTAALVADGIATWQVGTVSTAARDLAGFEQGAKGVDGGAVRLVGGFRS from the coding sequence ATGGCGACTCCCGCTGCCCACTCGACCAGCGCCTCCTACGCCGCCGCGGGGGTCGACACGGCCGCGGGCGACCGCGCCGTCGCCCTGATGAAGGAGGCGGTCAGCGCCACCCACGGACCGGGTGTGGTCGGCGGCTTCGGCGGCTTCGCGGGCATGTTCGACGTGTCGTTCCTCAAGTCGTACGAGCGTCCGCTGCTCGCCACCTCGACCGACGGCGTCGGCACGAAGGTCGCCATCGCGCAGGCCCTCGACAAGCACGACACCATCGGGCAGGACCTCGTCGGCATGGTCGTCGACGACATCGTCGTGGTCGGCGCACGTCCGCTGATGATGACCGACTACATCGCCTGCGGCCGCGTCGTGCCGGCGCGCATCGCCTCCATCGTCGAGGGCATCGCCCGCGCCTGCAGCGCCACCGGCACCGCCCTCGTCGGCGGCGAGACCGCGGAGCACCCCGGCCTGCTCGGCCCGGACGACTACGACGTCGCCGGTGCCGCCGTCGGCGCGGTCGAGGCCGGCCAGCAGCTCGGCTCGCACCTCGTGCGCGACGGGGACGTCGTGCTCGCGATGGCGTCGTCGGGGCTGCACTCGAACGGATTCTCGCTCGTCCGCCACATCCTGGCGTCCGCCGACCTCGGCTACGACGACTCGCTCGCCGAGCTGTCGGGCACGATCGGCGAGGCCCTGCTCGAGCCGACCCGCCTGTACACGTCCCCGCTGCTGCGCGTGCTCGACGACCCGGCGCTCGCCGGAGCCGTGCACTCGCTCAGCCACGTCACCGGCGGCGGCATCGCGGCGAACCTCGCCCGCGTGCTGCCGCTCGGCTCGTCGACCGAGGTCGATCGCGGCACCTGGTCGCCCGACCCCGTGTTCCGCGTGCTGAGCGACCTCGCCGGCTCGACGCTCGAGTCGAGCGAGGGCACCTGGAACCTCGGCATCGGCATGATCGCCGTCGTGGACGCCTCCTCGGCCGACGCCGTCACGGCGGCGCTGGTCGCCGACGGCATCGCCACGTGGCAGGTCGGCACGGTCTCGACCGCGGCCCGCGACCTGGCCGGGTTCGAGCAGGGCGCCAAGGGAGTCGACGGCGGGGCCGTGCGCCTCGTCGGCGGCTTCCGCAGCTAG
- the purF gene encoding amidophosphoribosyltransferase: MCGIVGLVAHEPANQLVYDSLLLLQHRGQDSTGIATAERGIFHVHKTKGQVREGFRTRDMRGLLGTMGLGHVRYATKGAATNEQEAQPFYVNAPYGIVLVHNGNLTNTRELTSELFHVDRRHLNTNSDTELLVNVLAHELQEQVNGTDLDPEQIFAAVARVHERVEGSYAAIAMIAGHGLLAFRDPFGIRPLVLGRRKAADGQRDEWIVASESLVLESGGYEIVRDVAPGEAVFVSLDGEMVSKQCHARPRLIPCSFEYVYLARPDSVMNGISVYDARLRLGDRLADTIAQYAPTGDIDVVMPIPDSSRPAAMQVAQKLGIEYREGFYKNRYVGRTFIMPGQAERKRSVRQKLNAMSSEFKGKNILIVDDSIVRGTTSREIVEMARAAGANEVTFTSAAPPVRYPHVYGINMPSRHELVAHDRKIPEIARELGADHLIYQEVADMQAAIIEGSDVTDLEMSCFTGDYVTGTVSPEYLAWVEANQLS; encoded by the coding sequence ATGTGCGGCATCGTCGGTCTCGTCGCGCACGAGCCAGCTAATCAACTCGTCTACGACTCCCTCCTCCTGCTGCAGCACCGCGGTCAGGACTCGACCGGCATCGCGACCGCCGAGCGCGGCATCTTCCACGTGCACAAGACCAAGGGGCAGGTCCGCGAGGGCTTCCGCACCCGCGACATGCGCGGGCTCCTCGGCACGATGGGCCTCGGCCACGTGCGCTACGCCACCAAGGGGGCGGCGACCAACGAGCAGGAGGCGCAGCCGTTCTACGTGAACGCGCCCTACGGCATCGTCCTCGTGCACAACGGCAACCTGACGAACACGCGCGAGCTCACGAGCGAGCTGTTCCACGTCGACCGTCGTCACCTCAACACCAACAGCGACACCGAGCTGTTGGTCAACGTCCTGGCGCACGAGCTGCAAGAACAGGTCAACGGCACCGACCTCGACCCCGAGCAGATCTTCGCCGCCGTCGCCCGCGTGCACGAGCGCGTCGAGGGCTCGTACGCGGCCATCGCGATGATCGCCGGCCACGGGCTGCTCGCGTTCCGCGACCCGTTCGGCATCCGTCCCCTCGTGCTCGGCCGCCGCAAGGCCGCCGACGGGCAGCGCGACGAGTGGATCGTCGCGAGCGAGTCCCTCGTGCTCGAGTCGGGCGGCTACGAGATCGTCCGCGACGTCGCCCCCGGCGAGGCCGTCTTCGTCTCGCTCGACGGCGAGATGGTGTCGAAGCAGTGCCACGCACGGCCGCGGCTGATCCCCTGCTCGTTCGAGTACGTCTACCTCGCGCGTCCCGACTCCGTCATGAACGGCATCTCGGTCTACGACGCACGCCTCCGTCTCGGCGACCGCCTGGCCGACACGATCGCGCAGTACGCGCCGACCGGCGACATCGACGTCGTCATGCCGATCCCCGACTCGTCGCGGCCCGCCGCCATGCAGGTCGCCCAGAAGCTCGGCATCGAGTACCGCGAGGGCTTCTACAAGAACCGCTACGTCGGCCGCACCTTCATCATGCCCGGCCAGGCCGAGCGCAAGCGCTCCGTGCGCCAGAAGCTCAACGCCATGTCGAGCGAGTTCAAGGGCAAGAACATCCTGATCGTCGACGACTCGATCGTCCGCGGCACCACCTCGCGCGAGATCGTCGAGATGGCGCGTGCCGCCGGGGCGAACGAGGTCACGTTCACCTCCGCCGCGCCTCCGGTGCGCTACCCGCACGTGTACGGCATCAACATGCCGTCGCGTCACGAGCTGGTCGCCCACGACCGCAAGATCCCCGAGATCGCCCGCGAGCTAGGCGCCGACCACCTGATCTACCAAGAGGTGGCGGACATGCAGGCCGCCATCATCGAGGGCAGCGACGTCACCGACCTCGAGATGAGCTGCTTCACGGGCGACTACGTCACCGGCACGGTCAGCCCCGAGTACCTCGCCTGGGTCGAGGCCAACCAGCTCAGCTGA
- a CDS encoding sterol carrier family protein has translation MARARIDDAAGAAAVQEAVVALAEGGSAPRTVTATAVRWLLQVLADGEPGATVEVRVPPFGAVQFREGLSHTRGTPPNVVETDPSTFIRLATGALSWDEAVAGALVSASGSRADLRGYVPVRLPPA, from the coding sequence ATGGCCAGGGCGAGGATCGACGACGCAGCAGGCGCGGCAGCCGTGCAGGAGGCGGTGGTCGCGCTCGCCGAGGGCGGCTCGGCACCGCGGACGGTCACCGCCACCGCAGTGCGCTGGCTGCTGCAGGTGCTCGCCGACGGCGAGCCCGGGGCCACGGTGGAGGTGCGGGTGCCGCCGTTCGGCGCCGTGCAGTTCCGCGAGGGGCTGAGCCACACGCGCGGCACGCCGCCCAACGTCGTCGAGACCGACCCCTCCACCTTCATCCGGCTCGCGACGGGGGCCCTGAGCTGGGACGAGGCCGTCGCCGGCGCGCTCGTGTCGGCGTCGGGCAGCCGCGCCGACCTGCGCGGGTACGTGCCCGTGCGGCTGCCGCCGGCCTGA